One window from the genome of Castellaniella sp. MT123 encodes:
- the ftsZ gene encoding cell division protein FtsZ, with the protein MMSFEMLDTSRNGTVIKVVGVGGAGGNAVAHMIHSGVQGVEFICANTDSQALVTSEAPVQIRLGRTGLGAGAKPDQGRSAAEMAREEIRAALNGAHMVFITAGMGGGTGTGAGPVVAEVAKELGILTVGVVTKPFVFEGAKRMRLAEEGIRELSRHVHSLVVVLNENLYELMDDDATQEDCFQAADDVLHNACAGIAEIINVEGNVNVDFEDVKTIMGEQGQAMMGTAISGGADRARIAAEQAIACPLLEGVDLHGARGILVNITASRSLKMRETREIMDTIRSYASEDATVIFGTAYDESMGENLRVTVVATGLGASVNRPQLVSTNVEAQRTGTDNQPMHISHDFSGTDVPSVIRNPRVNASAQVRALEGAGMDHFDIPAFLRKQAD; encoded by the coding sequence ATGATGAGCTTCGAAATGCTGGATACCAGCAGAAATGGGACGGTGATCAAGGTGGTCGGCGTCGGCGGCGCAGGCGGCAATGCCGTCGCGCACATGATTCATTCGGGCGTGCAAGGCGTGGAATTCATCTGCGCCAACACGGATTCCCAAGCCCTGGTGACGAGCGAGGCACCCGTGCAGATTCGTCTGGGGCGCACCGGACTTGGCGCCGGCGCCAAGCCTGACCAAGGTCGCTCCGCGGCCGAAATGGCCCGCGAGGAAATCCGGGCTGCCCTCAATGGCGCCCACATGGTGTTCATCACCGCCGGCATGGGGGGCGGCACCGGCACGGGTGCCGGCCCGGTGGTGGCGGAAGTCGCCAAGGAACTGGGCATCCTGACCGTCGGTGTGGTCACCAAACCGTTCGTGTTCGAAGGCGCCAAGCGCATGCGCCTGGCCGAGGAAGGCATCCGCGAACTGTCGCGCCACGTGCATTCGCTGGTTGTCGTGCTCAACGAAAACCTCTACGAACTGATGGACGACGACGCGACGCAGGAAGATTGCTTCCAGGCCGCCGACGACGTCCTGCACAACGCCTGCGCCGGCATTGCCGAGATCATCAACGTCGAAGGCAATGTGAATGTCGACTTCGAGGACGTCAAGACGATCATGGGCGAGCAGGGCCAGGCCATGATGGGGACGGCCATATCGGGCGGGGCCGACCGGGCGCGCATCGCGGCCGAACAAGCCATCGCCTGCCCGCTGCTGGAAGGCGTGGATCTTCACGGCGCACGCGGCATTCTGGTGAACATCACCGCCAGCCGTTCGCTGAAGATGCGCGAAACGCGTGAAATCATGGACACCATCCGCAGCTATGCTTCGGAAGACGCGACGGTGATCTTTGGCACCGCCTACGACGAATCCATGGGTGAGAACCTGCGGGTGACCGTCGTCGCAACGGGGCTTGGGGCGTCCGTCAATCGTCCGCAACTGGTGTCGACCAACGTCGAGGCCCAGCGCACCGGCACGGACAACCAGCCGATGCATATCAGCCACGATTTCTCCGGCACGGATGTGCCCTCGGTGATCCGGAACCCCCGTGTCAACGCCTCGGCGCAGGTTCGCGCGCTGGAAGGCGCCGGCATGGACCACTTCGACATCCCGGCATTCTTGCGCAAGCAAGCTGACTGA
- the lpxC gene encoding UDP-3-O-acyl-N-acetylglucosamine deacetylase, with protein sequence MLLQRTLKQSISTKGVGLHSGRRVEITLRPAEPNTGIVFHRVDLPEIVDLPARADAVGDTRMASVLQQGSVRVSTVEHLMSALAGLGVDNLHVDLDAEEVPIMDGSAGTFVYLLRSAGLLEQAAPKRFLRVLKPVEVREGEGPAAKWARLEPYDGFALSFSIDFHHPAINSTANAAEVDFARDSYVKTIARARTFGFASEVEALRSMGLARGGSLDNAIVMDEYRVLNADGLRYDDEFVKHKILDAIGDLYLAGKPLVARYVACKSGHALNNQLVRALLAQQDCWELISYESRDAAPAAFTRDWQLA encoded by the coding sequence ATGCTTTTACAGCGCACCCTCAAACAATCGATTTCCACAAAAGGCGTGGGCCTGCACTCCGGCCGCCGTGTGGAAATCACGTTGCGTCCCGCTGAACCCAACACCGGGATTGTGTTCCACCGGGTGGATCTGCCTGAAATCGTCGATCTGCCGGCGCGCGCCGACGCGGTGGGCGATACCCGCATGGCGTCGGTGCTGCAGCAGGGATCGGTGCGCGTTTCCACCGTTGAACACCTGATGTCAGCCCTGGCCGGGCTTGGGGTGGACAATCTGCACGTGGACCTGGACGCCGAGGAAGTCCCCATCATGGACGGTAGCGCGGGCACTTTCGTGTATCTGCTGCGCAGCGCCGGCCTGCTGGAACAGGCTGCCCCGAAACGGTTCCTGCGCGTGCTCAAACCCGTCGAGGTCCGCGAAGGCGAAGGCCCGGCCGCCAAATGGGCGCGGCTCGAACCCTACGATGGGTTCGCCCTGTCGTTTTCCATCGATTTCCACCATCCGGCCATCAACTCGACGGCCAATGCGGCCGAGGTCGATTTCGCCCGGGACTCCTACGTCAAGACCATCGCGCGGGCCCGCACCTTCGGCTTCGCCAGCGAAGTCGAGGCCCTGAGATCCATGGGCCTGGCGCGTGGCGGCAGCCTGGACAACGCCATCGTCATGGACGAATACCGCGTGCTCAATGCCGACGGCCTGCGCTATGACGACGAATTCGTGAAACATAAGATCCTCGATGCGATCGGGGATCTGTATCTGGCCGGCAAGCCCCTGGTGGCTCGCTATGTGGCCTGCAAATCGGGCCACGCCCTGAACAACCAGCTGGTCCGGGCCTTGCTGGCCCAGCAAGACTGCTGGGAACTCATCAGCTACGAATCCCGTGACGCGGCGCCTGCCGCATTCACCCGGGACTGGCAGCTGGCCTGA
- a CDS encoding M23 family metallopeptidase, translating to MTEGKAESTTRVRVTWHSNVRLLKWLGLLLALAAAAWGGAQWQARHAPDDGQRRALDARLRQESTALQDGIAGLAGKVGELQGRVLAMEAVRSRVAQAAGFAYSAPELAPAAGKAGATGGSVPQADSAQVLDDIPASEPSVTPIGSAEQLGRHIDALGQSLATQEDAYALVDAALSRQAGFQASLPTVSPVDYPALSSSFGWRRNPVNGRHTMHEGLDFVAPRGTPIHAASGGLVVRAGTQPGYGRMVEIDHGNGLRTRYAHASSLLVKAGDFVRQGQLIARVGSTGRSTGPHLHFEIRMADYPLDPSLFIQPSRQPLRAGESVHIAAADEVADAGGSRLR from the coding sequence ATGACGGAAGGAAAAGCGGAATCGACGACCCGCGTACGGGTTACCTGGCATTCTAACGTGAGGCTCCTGAAATGGCTCGGCCTGCTGCTGGCGTTGGCCGCGGCGGCCTGGGGTGGGGCGCAGTGGCAGGCCCGCCACGCGCCTGACGATGGGCAGCGACGGGCGCTGGACGCGCGCCTGCGGCAGGAATCCACTGCCCTGCAGGACGGCATCGCTGGTCTTGCAGGCAAGGTGGGCGAACTGCAGGGCCGCGTGCTGGCCATGGAGGCCGTACGCAGCCGCGTCGCGCAGGCCGCCGGCTTTGCGTATAGTGCGCCGGAACTGGCGCCGGCCGCCGGGAAAGCCGGGGCCACCGGCGGATCCGTGCCCCAGGCGGACAGCGCACAGGTTCTGGACGACATTCCTGCGTCGGAACCCTCTGTGACGCCCATCGGTTCGGCCGAACAGCTGGGGCGGCACATCGATGCGCTGGGCCAGAGCCTCGCCACCCAGGAAGACGCCTATGCGTTGGTCGATGCCGCGCTGTCCCGGCAGGCGGGCTTTCAGGCCAGCCTGCCAACGGTCTCGCCGGTGGATTATCCGGCGCTCAGCTCCTCATTCGGCTGGCGGCGCAATCCGGTGAATGGCCGCCACACGATGCATGAGGGGCTGGATTTCGTGGCGCCACGGGGCACACCCATCCACGCCGCGTCGGGTGGCCTGGTGGTGCGGGCCGGCACGCAACCGGGTTACGGAAGGATGGTCGAGATCGACCACGGCAATGGGCTGCGGACACGCTACGCGCATGCCTCCAGCCTGCTCGTGAAGGCAGGGGATTTCGTCCGGCAAGGGCAACTGATTGCACGAGTCGGCAGCACCGGCCGCTCGACGGGGCCCCACCTGCATTTCGAGATCCGCATGGCCGATTATCCGCTGGATCCTTCGCTCTTCATCCAGCCGTCCCGCCAGCCGTTGCGGGCCGGTGAATCCGTTCACATCGCGGCGGCCGACGAGGTCGCCGATGCGGGGGGCTCACGCCTGCGTTAA
- the secA gene encoding preprotein translocase subunit SecA, producing the protein MVSLLKKIIGSRNDRLLKQYRKQVAQINALEPSLQALSDDELKAKTDEFRQRIAGGKSLNSLLPEAFAVVREASKRVFGMRHFDVQLLGAIALHNGKIAEMRTGEGKTLMATLAVYLNALPARGVHVVTVNDYLARRDAEWMGRLYGFLGLSVGVVVPQQENEEKRAAYQADITYGTNNEYGFDYLRDNMEFRPEDRRQRSLVYAIVDEVDSILIDEARTPLIISGQAEDNTELYVRMNAVPPLLTRMTEEPKPHEPEPDGDFWVDEKAQQVHLSEAGQIKAEQIMSRLGILPEGESLYDPRHIALIHHLLVALRANNLFHRDQQYVVQNGEVVIVDEFTGRLMAGRRWSDGLHQAVEAKEGVRIQNENQTLASITFQNYFRMYDKLSGMTGTADTEAYEFQEIYGLETVIIPTNRPMARKDQNDQVFKTDAEKYQAILADIVDCHKRGQPVLVGTTSIENSERLSDALKKEGLPHDVLNAKQHAREAEIVAEAGKPGHITIATNMAGRGTDIVLGGSVEKQIDLVRANADLTHEDKESRIAAIRAEWAPANEAVKQAGGLRIVGTERHESRRIDNQLRGRAGRQGDPGSSRFYLSLDDSLMRIFAGDRVRAIMERLRLPEGEPIEARMVSRSIESAQRKVEGRNFDIRKQLLEYDDVANDQRKVLYGQRNEVLEATSVAETIGNLRDAEITTVFRRYLPEETMEEQWDVPGLQTTLESDWAMPMPLAEMLEKEPNLTDDDLLERVLAEAKRLYDDKVALVGSEGWGPFERSVLLQALDTNWRAHLASLDHLRQGIHLRGYAQVDPKQAYKREAFTLFSDMLDRIRNETIRVLMTVRIQSAEQVEVEEPASPALENVRYHHADYDAALRGDDPGLDQAPDQAAGMPAGAVPRVGRNDPCPCGSGKKYKHCHGRLA; encoded by the coding sequence ATGGTTTCTCTGCTCAAAAAAATCATTGGCAGCCGCAATGACCGGCTGCTGAAGCAGTACCGCAAGCAGGTCGCACAGATCAATGCGCTCGAACCTTCCCTGCAGGCGTTGTCAGATGACGAGCTGAAGGCCAAGACCGATGAGTTCCGCCAGCGGATCGCCGGCGGGAAGTCCCTGAATTCCCTGCTGCCGGAAGCCTTCGCCGTCGTGCGCGAGGCCAGCAAGCGCGTCTTCGGCATGCGCCATTTCGATGTGCAGTTGCTGGGCGCCATCGCGCTGCATAACGGCAAGATCGCCGAGATGCGCACCGGCGAAGGCAAGACCCTGATGGCGACCTTGGCGGTCTATCTGAATGCACTGCCTGCGCGTGGCGTCCACGTCGTGACGGTCAACGATTATCTGGCCCGCCGCGACGCCGAATGGATGGGGCGCCTGTACGGTTTCCTGGGCCTTTCGGTGGGGGTCGTCGTCCCGCAGCAGGAAAACGAGGAAAAACGGGCCGCGTATCAGGCTGACATCACCTATGGCACGAACAACGAATACGGGTTCGATTACCTGCGCGACAACATGGAATTCCGCCCGGAAGACCGTCGTCAGCGCAGTCTGGTCTACGCCATCGTCGACGAGGTGGACTCGATCCTGATCGACGAGGCCCGCACGCCGCTGATCATTTCGGGGCAGGCCGAAGACAATACCGAACTGTATGTGCGCATGAACGCGGTGCCGCCCCTGCTGACCCGCATGACCGAGGAACCCAAGCCTCACGAACCTGAACCCGACGGCGATTTCTGGGTCGACGAAAAGGCGCAGCAGGTGCACCTGTCCGAGGCCGGGCAGATCAAGGCCGAGCAGATCATGTCCCGGCTGGGCATCCTGCCAGAAGGCGAGTCCCTGTACGACCCCCGGCACATCGCACTGATACACCATCTGCTGGTGGCGCTGCGGGCGAACAACCTGTTCCATCGCGATCAGCAGTACGTGGTGCAGAACGGAGAAGTCGTCATCGTCGACGAATTCACCGGCCGTCTGATGGCCGGCCGCCGTTGGTCCGACGGCCTGCACCAGGCTGTCGAAGCCAAGGAAGGCGTGCGCATCCAGAACGAGAACCAGACGCTGGCCTCGATCACTTTCCAGAACTATTTCCGCATGTACGACAAGCTGTCGGGCATGACGGGGACGGCCGACACCGAGGCCTACGAGTTCCAGGAGATCTACGGTCTGGAGACCGTGATCATCCCGACCAACCGACCGATGGCCCGCAAGGACCAGAATGACCAGGTCTTCAAGACCGACGCCGAGAAATACCAGGCGATCCTCGCCGACATCGTGGACTGCCACAAGCGTGGCCAGCCGGTCCTGGTCGGGACGACCAGCATCGAGAATTCCGAACGCCTGTCCGATGCCCTGAAAAAGGAAGGGCTGCCGCACGACGTGCTCAATGCCAAGCAGCATGCGCGCGAAGCCGAGATCGTCGCCGAGGCCGGAAAGCCGGGCCATATCACGATCGCCACCAACATGGCCGGTCGCGGTACCGACATCGTGCTGGGTGGCAGCGTCGAAAAGCAGATCGACCTGGTACGCGCGAACGCCGACCTGACTCACGAGGACAAGGAATCCCGCATCGCGGCCATCCGTGCGGAATGGGCGCCCGCCAACGAGGCCGTGAAGCAGGCCGGCGGGCTGCGCATCGTCGGTACCGAACGCCATGAATCGCGCCGCATCGACAACCAACTGCGCGGCCGTGCCGGCCGTCAGGGCGACCCGGGATCGTCGCGTTTCTATCTGTCGCTGGACGACTCCCTGATGCGGATCTTCGCGGGCGACCGCGTGCGGGCCATCATGGAGCGCCTGCGCCTGCCGGAAGGCGAGCCCATCGAGGCGCGCATGGTGTCGCGCTCGATCGAGTCCGCCCAACGCAAGGTCGAAGGCCGCAACTTCGATATCCGCAAGCAGCTGCTGGAATACGATGACGTCGCCAACGACCAGCGCAAGGTGCTGTATGGCCAGCGCAACGAGGTGCTGGAAGCCACCTCGGTCGCCGAGACGATCGGTAATCTGCGCGATGCCGAGATCACGACCGTTTTCCGCCGTTACCTGCCCGAGGAAACGATGGAAGAGCAGTGGGACGTGCCGGGCCTGCAGACGACGCTGGAATCGGACTGGGCCATGCCCATGCCGCTGGCGGAGATGCTGGAAAAGGAACCCAATCTGACCGACGACGATCTGCTGGAACGGGTGTTGGCCGAGGCCAAGCGTCTGTACGACGACAAGGTCGCCCTGGTCGGCAGCGAGGGCTGGGGTCCGTTTGAGCGCTCCGTGCTGCTGCAGGCGCTGGACACGAACTGGCGGGCGCACCTGGCGTCGCTGGATCACCTGCGCCAGGGTATTCATCTGCGGGGCTATGCCCAGGTGGACCCCAAGCAGGCCTACAAGCGCGAGGCGTTCACGCTGTTTTCGGACATGCTGGACCGCATCCGCAATGAAACCATTCGGGTGCTGATGACGGTGCGCATCCAGTCGGCCGAGC
- a CDS encoding DciA family protein: protein MTSNHRSRSTGVPALNWLSHHPQGARLLQTAHELLAVQSALAAAVPPALARHVRVARIDGPRMTVMVPGPAHAARLRQLTGEAVRCLRAAGWPIEDIVVRIDAAMGRTWTQKPHREAEPLGENALRSFEDLQHRIAPGPLADAIGRLLRHHRA, encoded by the coding sequence GTGACCTCGAACCATCGCAGCCGTTCCACGGGAGTGCCCGCGCTGAACTGGTTGAGCCACCATCCACAAGGCGCGCGCCTGCTACAGACCGCCCATGAGCTGTTGGCGGTGCAATCCGCCCTGGCTGCGGCGGTACCCCCCGCGCTGGCCCGCCATGTTCGTGTGGCCCGTATCGATGGACCCCGAATGACCGTGATGGTTCCCGGCCCGGCTCATGCGGCGCGGTTGCGTCAACTGACCGGCGAGGCTGTCCGCTGCCTGCGGGCAGCCGGCTGGCCGATTGAAGACATTGTCGTCCGGATCGACGCCGCCATGGGCCGCACCTGGACACAAAAGCCCCATCGGGAAGCCGAGCCCCTGGGGGAGAACGCACTGCGGTCCTTCGAGGATCTGCAGCACCGGATTGCGCCCGGCCCGCTGGCCGACGCCATCGGACGGCTGTTGCGCCATCACCGGGCCTGA